One stretch of Candidatus Eremiobacteraceae bacterium DNA includes these proteins:
- a CDS encoding alpha-ketoacid dehydrogenase subunit beta — MATKNLLEAVRETLHDAMASDERVFIMGEDVGARGNVFLITAGFQEEFGRERIIDTPLAEASIVGVAIGAAMAGLRPIAEIQFADFIYPAFNQIVGEAAKTRYRSAGGNSCPLVIRTPYGGGVRGALSHSVSIEALFYHVPGLKVLAPSTPADAKGLLTSAIADEDPVLFLEHKRTYRLIKGEVPEGRHTVPIGKADIARAGKDLSVITYGLMRHFAVEAAEKIAAEGIDAEVVDLRSIRPMDRETIINSATKTRRVLVVHEDNKFGGVGAEISAAIAEEALFELDAPIKRLCGPDVPAMGYAKEYEEAFMPSPERIADAMRELAQF, encoded by the coding sequence ATGGCGACGAAGAATCTCCTCGAAGCGGTACGCGAAACGCTCCACGACGCGATGGCGTCGGACGAGCGCGTCTTCATCATGGGTGAAGACGTCGGCGCGCGCGGCAACGTCTTCCTCATCACCGCCGGATTCCAAGAAGAGTTCGGGCGCGAGCGCATCATCGACACCCCGCTCGCCGAAGCCTCGATCGTCGGCGTCGCGATCGGCGCGGCGATGGCAGGCTTGCGGCCGATCGCCGAGATCCAATTCGCCGACTTCATCTATCCGGCGTTCAATCAGATCGTCGGCGAAGCGGCGAAGACGCGCTATCGCAGCGCCGGCGGCAACTCGTGCCCGCTCGTCATCCGCACGCCGTACGGCGGCGGCGTGCGCGGCGCGCTGTCGCACTCGGTGAGCATCGAAGCGCTCTTCTACCACGTGCCTGGACTCAAGGTTTTGGCGCCGTCGACGCCAGCGGATGCGAAGGGCTTGTTGACGAGCGCGATCGCCGACGAAGACCCGGTGCTGTTCCTCGAGCACAAGCGCACGTATCGGCTCATCAAAGGCGAGGTGCCCGAAGGCCGGCATACCGTGCCGATCGGAAAGGCGGATATCGCGCGGGCCGGCAAGGATCTGAGCGTCATCACGTACGGTCTCATGCGGCATTTCGCGGTCGAAGCGGCGGAGAAGATCGCTGCAGAAGGCATCGATGCCGAGGTCGTCGATCTTCGCTCGATCCGTCCGATGGACCGCGAGACGATCATCAACTCGGCGACGAAGACGCGACGTGTCCTCGTCGTGCACGAAGACAACAAGTTCGGCGGCGTCGGCGCGGAGATCTCGGCAGCGATCGCCGAGGAGGCGCTCTTCGAGCTCGACGCGCCCATCAAGCGCTTGTGCGGGCCCGACGTTCCGGCGATGGGCTACGCGAAAGAGTACGAAGAAGCGTTCATGCCGTCGCCAGAGCGGATCGCCGACGCGATGCGCGAACTCGCGCAATTCTAG
- a CDS encoding glycosyltransferase: MMAAVFALIPLLVADEAPIHLLLRKMILAFNDVVFFYVIFVDSVYLVFTLMALAEVRSYLRSRDKERLEQIFRSRLVPPISILCPAYNEGATIVESVRSLLRLKYSKHEVVVINDGSKDQTLQYLIEAFGMERLEFTFENSVKSKPVRGLYASPRYPKLIVVDKENGGKADALNAGINASRYPLFCTVDADALLEEDALLHVVKPMLDRTKFVPITGGIIRAANGCRVIKGRVEAVGLPRRPIEIFQIVEYMRAFLCGRTAQSALNVMLIVSGAFGLFHKATAKIVGGYSTDTVGEDKELVVKIVRHLKEQKREYEVLFVPQTVCWTEVPATWETLGRQRNRWHRGMFEVLLKHKDLFFNRTYGRVGWFGMPYFLFIEAIGPIVELSGYILLPLAALLGLLAPLNAFLYTMCAVVFGIILSVSSVLLEEASFHRYPRWKELLTLNLYAIIENFGYRQLTLWWRLRGTIDWIRGQKQWGAQQRQGFGSPAKAA, translated from the coding sequence ATGATGGCTGCCGTTTTCGCTTTGATCCCGCTGCTCGTCGCCGACGAAGCGCCGATCCACCTCTTGCTGCGCAAGATGATCCTCGCGTTCAACGACGTCGTGTTCTTCTACGTCATCTTCGTCGACTCGGTATACCTCGTCTTCACGCTCATGGCGCTGGCGGAAGTGCGGTCGTACTTGCGCTCGCGCGACAAGGAGCGGCTCGAGCAGATCTTCCGATCGCGCCTCGTGCCGCCGATCTCGATCCTCTGTCCGGCGTACAACGAAGGCGCGACGATCGTCGAGTCGGTGCGCTCGCTGCTCCGTCTCAAATACAGCAAACACGAAGTCGTCGTCATCAACGACGGCTCGAAAGACCAGACGCTCCAATATCTCATCGAAGCTTTTGGTATGGAGCGTCTCGAGTTCACGTTCGAGAACTCGGTGAAGAGCAAGCCCGTGCGCGGGCTGTACGCGTCGCCGCGCTATCCGAAGCTCATCGTCGTCGACAAAGAGAACGGCGGGAAGGCCGACGCGCTCAACGCGGGCATCAACGCGTCGCGCTATCCGCTCTTCTGCACGGTCGACGCCGACGCGCTGCTCGAAGAGGACGCCCTGCTCCACGTCGTCAAGCCGATGCTCGACCGCACGAAGTTCGTCCCGATCACCGGCGGCATCATCCGTGCCGCGAACGGCTGCCGCGTGATCAAAGGCCGCGTCGAAGCGGTCGGCTTGCCGCGCAGGCCGATCGAGATCTTCCAGATCGTCGAGTACATGCGAGCGTTCTTGTGCGGACGGACGGCGCAGTCGGCTTTGAACGTCATGCTCATCGTGTCGGGCGCGTTCGGGCTCTTCCACAAGGCGACGGCGAAGATCGTCGGCGGGTACTCGACCGACACGGTCGGCGAGGACAAGGAACTCGTCGTCAAGATCGTCCGTCACTTGAAAGAGCAGAAGCGCGAGTATGAAGTGCTCTTCGTACCGCAGACCGTCTGCTGGACGGAGGTGCCGGCGACGTGGGAGACCCTCGGCCGCCAGCGCAATCGCTGGCACCGCGGGATGTTCGAGGTGCTTCTCAAGCACAAGGACCTGTTCTTCAACCGCACCTATGGGCGCGTCGGCTGGTTCGGCATGCCGTATTTCTTGTTCATCGAGGCGATCGGCCCGATCGTCGAGCTCTCAGGCTACATCTTATTGCCGCTCGCCGCGCTGCTCGGTCTGCTCGCGCCGCTCAACGCCTTCCTTTATACGATGTGCGCGGTGGTGTTCGGCATCATCCTATCGGTGAGCTCCGTGCTGTTGGAAGAAGCTTCATTCCACCGCTATCCGCGCTGGAAAGAGCTGCTGACGCTCAACTTGTACGCCATCATCGAGAACTTCGGCTACCGGCAACTGACGCTCTGGTGGCGCCTGCGTGGCACGATCGACTGGATCCGCGGTCAGAAACAATGGGGCGCCCAGCAACGCCAAGGCTTCGGCTCGCCCGCCAAAGCCGCGTAA
- a CDS encoding HEAT repeat domain-containing protein, giving the protein MSLELVTLELVLSSLGIALASLVLFIMTMRMYREWRAAVHVHVRESMTSVLSKILDTERAFSIQDRAVLIDGEQLYTIPKPGGPVGDAVREFLVDHLSFISGDLRGRLVTILESAGYVAASMRQLRSPLGETRLKACMMLGGMHSRIAIPALIEIFNDDPDAMVRITAAEALGVVGAEPAVAHLLKALRDPTRFQQVRVAEVLARMGMMAVPALTAAIDDDDARMSALALDILADIGWMSDFDPAIRALTHVSPEVRARAAEALGRAGALEATEAVMKAAADPAWFVRVRVMKALEALGAPHERSQRARYLGTLEQGLHDGVWWVRQHAAEALVKVGEDGRRLLARAMIEAPDSPARRASVSALQLHLIASAAKSRKTAIAR; this is encoded by the coding sequence ATGTCGCTCGAACTCGTCACGCTCGAACTCGTGCTGTCGTCACTTGGCATCGCGCTCGCGTCGCTCGTCTTGTTCATCATGACGATGCGCATGTATCGCGAGTGGCGAGCGGCGGTGCACGTGCACGTGCGCGAGTCGATGACCAGCGTCCTCAGCAAGATACTCGATACCGAACGCGCATTTTCGATACAAGATCGCGCGGTGCTCATCGACGGCGAGCAGCTCTACACCATCCCGAAGCCGGGCGGTCCTGTCGGCGATGCGGTGCGAGAGTTCCTCGTCGACCATCTCAGCTTCATCAGCGGCGACCTGCGCGGCCGGCTCGTGACGATCCTCGAGTCCGCCGGTTACGTCGCGGCGTCGATGCGCCAGCTGCGCTCGCCGCTCGGCGAGACGCGTCTCAAGGCATGTATGATGCTCGGCGGCATGCACTCGCGCATCGCGATCCCGGCGCTCATCGAGATCTTCAACGACGATCCGGACGCGATGGTGCGCATCACGGCGGCCGAAGCGCTCGGCGTCGTCGGTGCCGAACCTGCCGTCGCGCATCTGCTCAAGGCGCTGCGCGATCCGACGCGCTTCCAACAGGTCCGCGTCGCGGAAGTCCTCGCCCGCATGGGCATGATGGCGGTTCCCGCGCTCACCGCTGCCATCGACGACGACGACGCACGCATGTCCGCGCTCGCGCTCGACATCCTCGCCGACATCGGCTGGATGTCGGATTTCGATCCGGCGATCCGCGCCTTGACGCACGTATCGCCGGAGGTCCGTGCGCGTGCGGCAGAGGCGCTCGGACGAGCGGGCGCGCTCGAAGCGACCGAAGCGGTGATGAAAGCGGCCGCCGATCCCGCCTGGTTCGTCCGCGTGCGCGTCATGAAGGCGCTCGAGGCGCTCGGTGCGCCGCACGAACGCTCGCAACGCGCGCGCTACCTCGGCACGCTCGAGCAAGGGCTCCACGATGGCGTATGGTGGGTGCGACAGCATGCCGCCGAGGCGCTCGTCAAGGTGGGCGAAGACGGGCGTCGACTGCTCGCGCGAGCGATGATCGAAGCGCCCGATTCGCCGGCGCGCCGCGCATCGGTGTCCGCGCTGCAGCTCCATCTCATCGCGTCGGCTGCGAAATCTCGTAAGACGGCGATCGCACGATGA
- a CDS encoding response regulator, producing MDEQESRPRVVIADDDPDIRRLVEMTVTNAGCDVTVASDGEEALECVRESKPDLVILDVLMPRMDGWEVARALKSDPATAEVPVMFLTSRGQEHDVLEGFDSGAVDYMVKPFSPRELQVRVRAVLAKRQ from the coding sequence ATGGACGAACAAGAGAGCAGGCCGCGCGTCGTCATCGCCGATGACGATCCCGACATCCGCCGTCTCGTCGAGATGACGGTGACCAACGCGGGCTGCGACGTCACGGTCGCATCGGACGGAGAAGAAGCGCTCGAGTGCGTCCGGGAGTCGAAGCCTGATCTCGTCATCCTCGACGTGCTGATGCCGCGGATGGATGGCTGGGAAGTGGCGCGCGCGCTCAAGAGCGATCCGGCGACGGCCGAGGTACCTGTGATGTTCCTCACATCCCGCGGTCAGGAACATGATGTTCTCGAGGGCTTCGATTCCGGCGCCGTCGACTACATGGTGAAGCCGTTCTCGCCACGCGAGCTCCAAGTGCGGGTTCGGGCGGTCCTCGCCAAGCGTCAATAG
- a CDS encoding NAD-dependent malic enzyme: MTNHDMKIGFTAVVRVEQSRQIGTFAKIAEAIARVGGRIGAVDVSQATRRSAVRDITIEVGDEEHLKHVVDAISAIEGTHVVDVSDRTFLAHLGGKIEVLGRIPLNNRDALSRVYTPGVARVCLAIADDPSKAYTLTAKANMVAVVTDGTAVLGLGDIGPFAALPVMEGKAMLFKEFGRVDAFPICLDTKDVDAIVETVVRIAPGFGGINLEDISSPRCFEVERRLIERLDIPVMHDDQHGTAVVILAALINALKVVGKKLEDVRVVILGIGAAGGSCAKLLLSAGAGDVIGVGLEGAYVRGTTYDNPMKQWIADNGNKDFRSGSLEDVIKGADVFIGLSGPNALSLDAVKSMAKDSIVFAMANPVPEISPDLAEPYVAVIATGRSDYPNQVNNVLAFPGIFRGALDVRASCINESMLLAAAHAIAGVIGDDEVLADYVIPSVFDKRVVEAVSRAVANAAIESGVARKRMKSEEAVRTGSA; the protein is encoded by the coding sequence GTGACCAATCACGACATGAAGATCGGGTTTACCGCCGTGGTCCGCGTCGAACAATCGCGGCAGATCGGCACGTTCGCGAAGATCGCTGAAGCGATCGCACGCGTAGGCGGCCGGATCGGCGCGGTCGACGTCAGCCAGGCGACGCGGCGCTCCGCCGTCCGCGACATCACGATCGAAGTCGGAGATGAAGAGCACCTGAAGCACGTCGTCGACGCGATCTCGGCGATCGAAGGCACGCACGTCGTCGACGTCAGCGACCGGACGTTCCTCGCGCATCTCGGCGGCAAGATCGAAGTGCTCGGCCGCATACCGCTCAACAATCGCGATGCGCTGTCGCGCGTCTATACGCCGGGCGTCGCACGCGTGTGCCTCGCGATCGCCGACGACCCGTCGAAAGCATACACGCTTACCGCGAAAGCGAACATGGTCGCCGTCGTCACCGACGGCACCGCCGTCCTCGGGCTCGGCGACATCGGTCCTTTCGCCGCGTTGCCGGTGATGGAAGGCAAGGCGATGCTCTTCAAGGAGTTCGGGCGCGTCGACGCGTTTCCGATCTGCCTCGATACGAAAGACGTCGACGCGATCGTCGAAACGGTCGTGCGCATCGCGCCCGGCTTCGGCGGGATCAATCTCGAAGACATCTCATCGCCGCGCTGTTTCGAAGTCGAACGCCGACTCATCGAGCGACTCGACATCCCGGTGATGCACGACGATCAGCACGGCACGGCGGTCGTCATACTTGCGGCGCTTATCAACGCGCTCAAGGTCGTCGGCAAGAAGCTCGAGGACGTCCGCGTCGTCATCCTCGGCATCGGCGCGGCCGGCGGTTCGTGCGCGAAACTCTTGCTCTCGGCGGGCGCGGGCGACGTCATCGGCGTCGGCCTAGAAGGCGCATATGTCCGCGGCACGACGTACGACAACCCGATGAAGCAGTGGATCGCCGACAACGGCAACAAAGATTTTCGCTCGGGCAGCCTCGAGGACGTCATTAAAGGCGCCGACGTCTTCATCGGGCTGAGCGGGCCGAATGCCCTGTCGCTCGACGCTGTGAAGTCGATGGCGAAAGACTCGATCGTCTTCGCGATGGCCAATCCGGTTCCGGAGATATCGCCGGATCTGGCGGAGCCGTATGTCGCGGTGATCGCGACCGGACGTTCGGACTATCCGAATCAGGTGAACAACGTGCTCGCCTTCCCGGGCATTTTCCGCGGCGCGCTCGACGTGCGCGCGAGCTGCATCAACGAGTCGATGCTGCTCGCCGCCGCACACGCGATCGCCGGCGTCATCGGCGACGACGAGGTGTTGGCGGATTATGTGATCCCGAGCGTCTTCGACAAGCGGGTCGTGGAAGCGGTGAGTCGCGCCGTCGCGAATGCAGCGATCGAGTCGGGCGTCGCGCGCAAAAGGATGAAATCAGAGGAGGCCGTTCGAACGGGCAGCGCATGA
- a CDS encoding response regulator produces MDALDVRTVLVVEDEADIARIIGLALKLIGHWEVVTCDGADGVDAAIAQRRPDVIVLDRMLAGADGLDVCKRLKASPATSEIPIVFLSAKCTDSDRAEGLAAGAAGYLDKPFDPVVLADRVRGILAPNARQ; encoded by the coding sequence GTGGACGCGTTGGACGTGCGCACGGTTCTCGTCGTCGAAGACGAGGCCGATATCGCACGCATCATCGGTCTCGCGCTGAAGCTCATCGGCCATTGGGAAGTCGTGACGTGCGACGGTGCCGACGGCGTCGACGCGGCGATCGCGCAGCGCCGTCCGGATGTCATCGTACTCGATCGGATGCTCGCCGGCGCTGACGGACTCGACGTGTGCAAGCGGCTGAAGGCATCGCCCGCGACTTCCGAGATACCGATCGTCTTCTTGTCGGCGAAGTGCACGGACAGCGATCGCGCCGAGGGTCTCGCCGCCGGTGCCGCCGGCTATTTGGACAAACCGTTCGATCCCGTCGTGCTCGCTGACCGGGTGCGCGGCATCCTCGCACCGAACGCGCGGCAATAG
- a CDS encoding dihydrolipoamide acetyltransferase family protein, translating to MAQVIMPQLGETVTEGTVGRWLKKVGDRVEKYEPLLEVETDKVASEIPSPFAGTLTSILAQEGTTVPVGVAICEIGEAAIGGAPSSSGSSAAAPSTATSASPSGASHANVGATSPSPVSTGGNGVRYSPAVRKLAREHRIDLGSVSGTGRGGRVTAHDVTAHVGSGAAAADRYSPAAQVASATVAAPRIPTAVPAQVPIAPAGDEDVVVRLSQMRKTIAERMVLSTSTIPHAWCMMEADVTELSRWRDKEKAAFKAREGVNLTYLPIVVSAVCRALRDVPAVNSTWAGDHIIMRKHINVGIAIDVEDGLVVPVVRDADRYSLAGLAQAINEIVDKARKRRLTMADLTDGTITVDNTGALGNIASVPIINPPQAAIITMEAVVKRPWVVNDAIAIRSIMNLCMCIDHRVLDGAAASRFLGSVKAQLESFQPA from the coding sequence TTGGCACAAGTCATCATGCCGCAGCTGGGCGAGACCGTCACCGAAGGAACGGTGGGACGCTGGCTCAAGAAAGTCGGCGACCGGGTCGAGAAGTACGAACCGCTGCTCGAAGTCGAGACCGATAAGGTCGCGTCCGAGATCCCGTCACCGTTCGCCGGCACGCTGACGTCGATACTCGCGCAGGAAGGCACGACGGTGCCGGTGGGCGTGGCGATATGCGAGATCGGCGAGGCGGCGATCGGTGGAGCGCCGTCGTCGAGCGGTTCGAGCGCAGCGGCGCCTTCGACCGCGACATCCGCGAGTCCGAGCGGTGCAAGCCACGCGAACGTCGGCGCGACATCGCCGAGCCCCGTTTCGACCGGCGGCAACGGCGTGCGGTACTCGCCTGCAGTACGTAAGCTCGCGCGCGAGCATCGCATCGATCTCGGTTCGGTCTCCGGCACGGGTCGCGGCGGCCGCGTTACCGCGCACGACGTGACCGCGCATGTCGGCTCCGGCGCCGCGGCCGCAGATCGCTACTCGCCCGCGGCGCAAGTCGCAAGCGCAACAGTTGCAGCGCCGCGCATTCCCACGGCGGTACCGGCGCAGGTGCCTATCGCGCCTGCCGGTGATGAAGACGTTGTCGTCCGTCTCTCGCAGATGCGCAAGACGATCGCCGAGCGTATGGTCCTCTCGACCTCGACGATCCCGCACGCGTGGTGCATGATGGAAGCCGACGTCACCGAACTCTCGCGCTGGCGCGACAAGGAGAAGGCGGCGTTCAAGGCGCGTGAGGGCGTCAACCTGACATACTTGCCGATCGTCGTCTCGGCCGTTTGCCGCGCGCTGCGCGATGTGCCTGCCGTCAACAGCACGTGGGCGGGCGACCACATCATCATGCGCAAGCACATCAACGTCGGCATCGCGATCGACGTCGAAGACGGCTTGGTCGTGCCGGTCGTGCGCGACGCTGACCGCTACAGTCTCGCCGGCCTCGCGCAAGCGATCAACGAGATCGTCGACAAAGCACGCAAGCGGCGACTGACGATGGCAGATCTCACCGACGGAACGATCACGGTCGACAACACCGGTGCGCTCGGCAACATCGCATCGGTGCCGATCATCAACCCGCCGCAGGCCGCGATCATCACGATGGAAGCGGTCGTCAAGCGACCGTGGGTCGTCAACGACGCCATCGCGATCCGCTCGATCATGAATCTGTGCATGTGCATCGATCACCGCGTCCTTGACGGGGCGGCCGCGTCCCGGTTCCTAGGGTCGGTGAAGGCGCAGTTGGAGTCGTTCCAACCGGCTTAA
- a CDS encoding thiamine pyrophosphate-dependent dehydrogenase E1 component subunit alpha, whose amino-acid sequence MKSEPKVRASLPEGLTPERLLEMYYYMVLTRTCDDRGFALNRQGKIPFAATCQGHEAIQVGAAFALRRGVDWLVPYYRDTCMALSFGVTPREQLMCLFARKGDIFSSGRQFPNHYSVPDRQIASISSIIAAHVTHAVGIALAAKMRKQSAVVLTSFGEGSTSEGEWHEALNFAGIHKVPIVFLCENNEYAISVHQSLQMGVKNVADRAAGYGFPGVICDGTDPVQSYETVRDAVERARSGGGPTLVEAKCYRAMSHTSDDNQLTYRTPDEIEAVKTRDPIPRFENWLKERGMIDDDTIAELKAKALREVNDATDWAEAQAPPTEADLYTHVYHSGPLS is encoded by the coding sequence ATGAAAAGCGAGCCGAAAGTACGGGCATCGCTGCCGGAGGGTCTCACTCCGGAGCGGTTGCTCGAGATGTACTATTACATGGTGCTCACCCGCACGTGCGACGACCGCGGGTTCGCCCTCAACCGTCAAGGCAAGATCCCGTTCGCAGCGACCTGCCAGGGACACGAAGCGATCCAGGTCGGCGCCGCGTTCGCGCTTCGGCGGGGCGTCGATTGGCTCGTACCCTACTATCGCGACACGTGCATGGCCCTCTCTTTCGGCGTGACCCCGCGCGAGCAGCTCATGTGTCTGTTCGCGCGCAAGGGCGACATCTTCTCGAGCGGGCGTCAGTTCCCGAACCACTATAGCGTGCCGGATCGTCAGATCGCGAGCATCTCGAGCATCATCGCCGCCCACGTCACGCATGCCGTCGGCATCGCGCTCGCGGCGAAGATGCGCAAACAGAGCGCCGTCGTGCTCACCTCGTTCGGCGAAGGCTCGACGAGCGAGGGCGAGTGGCACGAGGCGCTCAACTTCGCCGGGATCCACAAAGTGCCGATCGTGTTCCTTTGCGAGAACAACGAGTACGCGATCTCCGTCCACCAGTCGTTGCAGATGGGCGTCAAGAACGTCGCCGATCGCGCGGCCGGTTACGGATTCCCCGGCGTCATCTGCGACGGCACCGATCCTGTGCAGTCGTACGAGACGGTCCGCGACGCGGTCGAGCGAGCTCGTTCGGGCGGCGGGCCGACGCTCGTCGAAGCGAAGTGCTATCGCGCGATGTCGCACACGAGCGACGACAACCAGCTCACGTACCGGACCCCAGACGAGATCGAGGCGGTGAAGACGCGCGACCCGATCCCGCGCTTCGAGAACTGGCTGAAAGAACGCGGCATGATCGACGATGACACGATCGCCGAGCTCAAAGCGAAAGCGCTGCGCGAGGTCAACGACGCGACGGATTGGGCCGAAGCGCAGGCGCCACCGACCGAAGCCGACCTCTACACGCACGTCTACCACTCCGGCCCCCTTTCTTAA